Proteins from one Cellulosilyticum lentocellum DSM 5427 genomic window:
- a CDS encoding ArsR/SmtB family transcription factor, translated as MNEECREKAQLFKALSDSNRVMILEMLKDGEMCACHLLERFQITQPTLSHHMRLLCECDLVIARREGKWMHYSLNTKTLGALSDYFKEMI; from the coding sequence AAAAAGCACAGCTTTTTAAAGCACTTTCTGATAGTAATCGTGTGATGATTTTAGAGATGCTAAAGGATGGAGAAATGTGTGCATGTCACTTACTTGAAAGGTTTCAAATTACACAACCTACTTTATCTCATCATATGAGATTATTATGTGAATGTGATTTGGTTATAGCAAGACGTGAGGGTAAATGGATGCATTATTCACTTAATACTAAAACACTGGGAGCATTAAGTGATTATTTTAAAGAGATGATCTAA